From the genome of Rhizobium binae, one region includes:
- a CDS encoding ABC transporter ATP-binding protein translates to MTGLTLKDIRKSYGSVDVLHGIDLDIKQGEFIVFVGPSGCGKSTLLRMIAGLEAITGGEMFIDGQLVNDVPPSKRGIAMVFQSYALYPHMTVYDNMAFGMKIAGESKQEIDRRVRAAAESLQLTKYLDRLPKALSGGQRQRVAIGRAICRDPKVFLFDEPLSNLDAALRVATRIEIARLNEQMADTTMIYVTHDQVEAMTLADRIVVLSAGNIEQVGAPLELYERPANLFVAKFIGSPAMNIIPATISGTGSQTTVTLTGGMSVTLDVATDASEKGKQASFGVRPEDLRIADGADYVFEGEVSIVEALGEVTLLYIEGLVPGEPIVVKLPGIYDVHKGQKMRFAADRQKLHLFDASGHTYRK, encoded by the coding sequence ATGACTGGACTGACGCTGAAGGATATCCGCAAATCCTACGGTTCCGTGGACGTTCTCCATGGGATCGACCTTGATATCAAGCAAGGCGAATTCATCGTCTTCGTCGGTCCGTCCGGCTGCGGCAAGTCCACGCTTCTGCGCATGATCGCCGGTCTCGAGGCGATTACTGGCGGCGAGATGTTTATTGACGGCCAACTCGTCAATGATGTGCCGCCGTCGAAGCGCGGCATTGCCATGGTCTTCCAGTCGTACGCGCTCTATCCCCATATGACCGTCTACGACAACATGGCCTTCGGCATGAAGATCGCCGGCGAAAGCAAGCAGGAGATCGATCGGCGCGTGCGGGCGGCCGCCGAAAGCCTGCAGCTGACCAAATATCTCGACCGCCTGCCGAAGGCGCTTTCGGGCGGCCAGCGCCAGCGCGTGGCGATCGGCCGCGCCATATGCCGCGATCCGAAGGTCTTCCTGTTCGACGAGCCGCTCTCTAACCTCGACGCCGCATTGCGCGTCGCCACCCGTATCGAGATAGCCCGCCTGAACGAGCAGATGGCCGATACGACGATGATCTACGTCACCCACGACCAGGTCGAGGCGATGACGCTCGCCGACCGCATCGTCGTTCTCTCCGCCGGCAATATCGAGCAGGTCGGCGCGCCGCTGGAACTCTACGAGCGCCCGGCCAACCTCTTCGTCGCCAAATTCATCGGCTCGCCGGCCATGAACATCATTCCGGCGACGATATCAGGCACCGGCAGCCAGACGACCGTGACGCTCACTGGCGGCATGTCGGTGACGCTCGATGTCGCGACCGACGCGTCCGAGAAGGGCAAGCAGGCGAGCTTCGGCGTCCGTCCGGAGGATCTGAGGATTGCCGACGGCGCCGATTATGTCTTCGAGGGCGAAGTGTCGATCGTCGAAGCGCTCGGCGAAGTGACGTTGCTCTATATCGAGGGCCTGGTTCCCGGCGAGCCGATCGTCGTCAAGCTGCCTGGCATTTACGATGTCCATAAGGGCCAGAAGATGCGCTTTGCCGCCGACCGGCAGAAGCTGCATCTGTTTGATGCAAGCGGCCATACCTATCGGAAATGA
- a CDS encoding NAD(P)/FAD-dependent oxidoreductase: MASQEMWQSPIAPGLSWYQATVGERPTYAALDGSRTCDVAIIGGGYTGLQAAYHLAKSGVSVVLIEAWRFGDGASGRNGGQLGTGQRWWPEELEEKIGYERSKALFNVAEAAKHHLLDFAREHDIEIDYVPGQLNVAHKASYERDYRQNAEIAARRYDYPHLRFMDGKETQERLGSKRFYCGVRDVGTGHIHPLKLLVGLARVAAAAGAAIFEMTPAKAICQGGGKVTIETARGTITADRALIACDGHIDGLEPVTASHVMPIRSFIGATVPLDKHPEVLPGGEAVADSRFVVRYFRRFEGRLLFGGREAYTADNPRDISQHIRRQIAEIYPDLKDIEITHAWGGSVGITMPRQLFVRDVMPGVTSIGGYSGHGVMLSNYCGKLYAETVLGKSGDLDLFESLDIPAFPGGARMRAPLLFLALSWFALRDKF; this comes from the coding sequence ATGGCATCGCAGGAGATGTGGCAGAGCCCGATCGCGCCCGGGCTGTCCTGGTATCAGGCCACCGTCGGCGAGCGGCCGACCTATGCCGCTCTCGACGGCTCGAGAACATGCGACGTCGCCATCATCGGCGGCGGTTATACCGGTCTGCAGGCCGCCTATCATCTCGCCAAGTCAGGCGTTTCGGTGGTGCTGATCGAGGCCTGGCGCTTCGGCGACGGGGCGTCCGGGCGCAATGGCGGCCAGCTCGGCACCGGCCAGCGATGGTGGCCGGAGGAACTCGAGGAAAAGATCGGCTATGAACGCTCGAAGGCGCTGTTTAACGTTGCCGAGGCGGCCAAGCACCATCTTCTCGATTTCGCCCGGGAACATGACATCGAGATCGACTATGTGCCCGGCCAGCTCAACGTCGCACACAAGGCAAGCTACGAACGCGACTATCGTCAGAATGCCGAAATCGCCGCGCGGCGCTACGACTATCCGCATCTGCGCTTCATGGACGGGAAGGAAACGCAGGAGCGGCTCGGCTCGAAGCGTTTTTATTGCGGTGTGCGCGACGTCGGCACCGGCCACATCCATCCGTTGAAACTGCTCGTCGGGCTGGCGCGGGTGGCGGCCGCTGCGGGTGCTGCCATTTTCGAGATGACGCCGGCAAAGGCGATCTGCCAGGGCGGCGGCAAGGTGACGATCGAGACCGCAAGGGGCACGATCACTGCCGATCGGGCGCTGATCGCCTGCGACGGGCATATCGACGGCCTCGAACCGGTGACGGCAAGTCATGTCATGCCGATCCGCTCCTTCATCGGCGCCACCGTTCCGCTCGATAAACATCCCGAAGTGCTGCCGGGTGGCGAGGCCGTCGCCGATTCGCGCTTCGTCGTGCGTTATTTCCGCCGATTCGAAGGCCGTCTGCTGTTCGGCGGACGCGAGGCCTATACGGCCGACAATCCGCGAGACATTTCGCAGCATATCCGCCGGCAGATCGCCGAAATCTATCCTGATCTGAAGGACATCGAGATCACCCATGCCTGGGGCGGCAGCGTCGGCATCACCATGCCGCGCCAGCTCTTCGTGCGCGATGTGATGCCCGGCGTCACCTCGATCGGTGGTTACTCCGGCCATGGCGTCATGCTGTCAAACTACTGTGGCAAGCTCTATGCGGAAACGGTGCTTGGGAAATCCGGCGATCTCGACCTGTTCGAATCGCTCGATATTCCCGCCTTTCCCGGTGGAGCCCGTATGCGGGCGCCGCTGCTTTTCCTCGCCTTGTCGTGGTTTGCGCTTCGCGACAAATTTTAG
- the pgl gene encoding 6-phosphogluconolactonase, which produces MASTLHSFASAADLAGSLADKVADTLSAAIAARGAASIAVSGGSTPKAFFQALSTRDIAWDKVTITLVDERFVPADNQRSNHLLVDANLLQNKAKAARFVPLYQPAASVEEAARLATAKSAEIGIPFDVVILGMGGDGHTASFFPGGSNLAEALDASTPRSIITMEAEGAGEPRLTFTFSSLQDAALLVLHIEGEGKKDVLAKAEGSGDEAEMPIRAVLRRATSPVEIYWAP; this is translated from the coding sequence ATGGCATCGACCCTACATTCCTTCGCCAGTGCCGCAGACCTCGCAGGCAGCCTCGCCGACAAGGTCGCCGATACGCTTTCGGCGGCGATCGCCGCCCGCGGCGCCGCCTCCATCGCCGTTTCCGGCGGCTCGACGCCGAAGGCCTTCTTTCAGGCGCTTTCGACACGCGACATCGCCTGGGACAAGGTGACGATCACGCTGGTCGACGAACGTTTCGTGCCGGCCGACAATCAGCGCTCGAACCATCTGCTGGTCGATGCCAACCTCTTGCAGAACAAGGCGAAGGCGGCGCGTTTCGTTCCGCTGTACCAGCCGGCAGCCTCCGTCGAGGAGGCCGCACGGCTGGCGACGGCAAAGAGTGCGGAGATCGGCATCCCCTTCGACGTCGTCATCCTCGGCATGGGCGGCGACGGCCACACGGCCTCGTTCTTTCCCGGCGGCAGCAATCTTGCCGAGGCGCTCGATGCCTCGACGCCGCGCAGCATCATCACGATGGAGGCGGAAGGCGCCGGCGAGCCGCGGCTAACCTTTACCTTCTCCAGTCTTCAGGATGCCGCACTCCTGGTTCTCCATATCGAGGGCGAAGGCAAAAAAGACGTTCTCGCCAAGGCGGAAGGCAGCGGTGACGAAGCAGAAATGCCGATCCGCGCCGTTCTGCGCCGGGCCACTTCCCCGGTCGAGATCTACTGGGCTCCCTGA
- the edd gene encoding phosphogluconate dehydratase has translation MSAHARIAAITDRIVERSKPSRERYLERLRAAASKGVARSVLGCANLAHGFAVCSPAEKDALAGDRIPNLGIITAYNDMLSAHQPFETYPAIIREAAAEAGGVAQVAGGVPAMCDGVTQGQPGMELSLFSRDLIAMAAGVGLSHNMFDAALFLGVCDKIVPGLVIAALSFGHLPSIFVPAGPMTTGLPNDEKSRVRQLFAEGKVGRAELLEAESKSYHGPGTCTFYGTANSNQMLMEIMGFHMPGSSFINPGTPLREALTREAAKRALAITALGNEFTPAGEMIDERSIVNGVVGLHATGGSTNHTLHLVAMARAAGIQLTWQDIAELSEIVPLLARVYPNGLADVNHFQAAGGMGFLIKELLKHGLVHDDVRTVFGQGLQAYTVDARLGENRGVLREPSPEKSHDPKVLSSIETPFQANGGLKMLRGNLGKAVIKISAVKPERHIIEAPAIVFHSQQELQDAFKEGKLNCDFVAVVRFQGPKANGMPELHKLTPPLGVLQDRGFRVALLTDGRMSGASGKVPAAIHVTPEAVDGGPIARIKNGDIIRLDAIKGTLEVLVDAADMAEREPVTVDLSDNEFGMGRELFAPFRRAVGASDQGASVLFHS, from the coding sequence ATGTCCGCTCACGCACGCATTGCTGCGATCACCGATCGCATTGTCGAACGCTCCAAGCCAAGCCGCGAGCGCTACCTGGAACGCCTGCGCGCCGCCGCTTCCAAGGGTGTCGCGCGCTCAGTGCTCGGATGCGCCAATCTTGCCCATGGCTTTGCGGTCTGTTCCCCCGCCGAGAAGGACGCGCTTGCCGGCGACCGCATCCCCAATCTCGGCATCATCACTGCCTATAACGACATGCTTTCGGCTCACCAGCCGTTCGAGACCTATCCGGCGATCATCCGCGAGGCAGCCGCTGAGGCCGGCGGCGTCGCCCAGGTGGCCGGCGGCGTGCCTGCCATGTGCGACGGCGTCACCCAGGGGCAGCCGGGCATGGAGCTCTCGCTCTTCTCGCGCGACCTGATCGCCATGGCCGCGGGCGTCGGCCTGTCGCACAACATGTTCGATGCCGCCCTCTTCCTCGGCGTCTGCGACAAGATCGTGCCCGGCCTCGTCATCGCGGCGCTCTCCTTCGGGCATCTGCCGTCAATCTTCGTTCCGGCCGGGCCGATGACGACCGGTCTGCCGAACGACGAGAAATCGCGGGTGCGCCAGCTCTTCGCCGAAGGCAAGGTCGGTCGCGCCGAACTCTTGGAGGCGGAATCGAAATCCTATCACGGCCCCGGCACCTGCACCTTCTACGGCACCGCCAATTCCAACCAGATGCTGATGGAGATCATGGGCTTCCATATGCCCGGCTCTTCCTTCATCAATCCCGGCACGCCGCTGCGCGAAGCGCTGACGCGCGAAGCCGCCAAGCGGGCGCTGGCGATCACCGCGCTCGGCAACGAATTCACGCCGGCCGGCGAGATGATCGACGAACGCTCGATCGTCAACGGTGTCGTCGGCCTGCATGCGACCGGCGGCTCGACCAACCACACGCTGCACCTCGTTGCCATGGCGCGGGCAGCCGGCATCCAGCTCACCTGGCAGGACATTGCCGAGCTTTCGGAAATCGTGCCGCTGCTTGCCCGCGTCTATCCGAACGGGCTTGCCGATGTGAACCATTTCCAGGCGGCCGGCGGCATGGGCTTCCTGATCAAGGAACTGCTGAAGCACGGCCTGGTGCATGACGACGTGCGCACGGTCTTCGGCCAGGGCCTCCAGGCCTATACGGTCGATGCCCGCCTCGGCGAAAACCGCGGCGTGTTGCGCGAGCCGTCGCCGGAAAAGAGCCATGATCCGAAGGTGCTCTCCAGCATCGAAACACCATTCCAGGCCAATGGCGGGCTGAAGATGCTGCGCGGAAATCTCGGCAAGGCCGTCATCAAGATTTCTGCCGTCAAGCCGGAGCGCCACATCATCGAGGCGCCGGCGATTGTTTTCCACAGCCAGCAGGAACTGCAGGACGCCTTCAAGGAAGGCAAACTCAACTGCGATTTCGTCGCCGTTGTGCGCTTCCAGGGACCGAAGGCGAACGGCATGCCGGAACTGCACAAGCTGACGCCGCCGCTCGGCGTGCTGCAGGATCGCGGCTTCCGCGTGGCGCTGCTGACCGATGGGCGCATGTCCGGCGCATCCGGCAAGGTGCCGGCGGCGATCCACGTGACCCCGGAAGCCGTCGACGGCGGCCCGATCGCCCGCATCAAGAACGGCGACATCATTCGCCTTGACGCGATCAAGGGCACGCTGGAAGTGCTCGTCGATGCCGCCGACATGGCCGAGCGCGAACCGGTAACCGTCGATCTCTCCGACAATGAATTCGGCATGGGCCGCGAGCTCTTCGCGCCATTCCGCCGCGCCGTCGGCGCTTCGGATCAGGGTGCGAGTGTGCTGTTCCACAGCTGA
- a CDS encoding carbohydrate ABC transporter permease, which translates to MTAVGNYFKIGPARLFVHLAVLLIVIIWLIPTLGIFVSALRDKDQIVVSGWWTAFVGSTQTVAVRLGTPDQQKQEGATYVISGNVLEGQTGRSVKAFGNRVQQPAAFEAGQTADLGDGESLLINSDGSYRYMKNAAFSPDERPRRIYVSVSAPPEFTLQNYNTVLTGEGIGQSFINSLTVTIPATIIPILIAAFAAYALSWMDFPGRALLIALVVGLIVVPLQMSLIPLLRLYNEIGNMLGQPSKTYPGIWFAHTAFGMPLAIFLLRAYIAGLPKEIIESARVDGASDFEIFVRIVLPLSFPALASFAIFQFLWVWNDLLVAMVFLGTDQDHLVLTGRLNALLGSRGGNWEILTASAFVTIVVPLLVFFGLQRYLVRGLLAGSVKGG; encoded by the coding sequence ATGACCGCTGTCGGCAACTACTTCAAGATCGGTCCCGCCCGCCTCTTCGTTCACCTTGCGGTTCTCTTGATCGTCATCATCTGGCTGATCCCGACGCTCGGCATCTTCGTCAGTGCTTTGCGCGACAAGGACCAGATCGTTGTGTCCGGCTGGTGGACGGCCTTCGTCGGCTCGACGCAAACGGTCGCCGTGCGCCTTGGCACGCCGGACCAGCAAAAGCAGGAAGGCGCAACCTACGTCATTTCCGGCAATGTGCTGGAAGGGCAGACCGGCCGCTCGGTAAAGGCCTTCGGTAACCGCGTGCAGCAGCCGGCGGCCTTCGAGGCCGGCCAGACGGCCGATCTCGGCGACGGCGAAAGCCTGCTGATCAACAGCGACGGCAGCTATCGCTACATGAAGAACGCCGCCTTCTCTCCCGACGAACGGCCGCGGCGCATCTACGTCTCCGTCTCGGCGCCGCCGGAATTCACGCTGCAGAACTACAATACGGTTCTGACCGGCGAGGGCATCGGCCAGTCCTTCATCAATTCGCTGACCGTGACGATACCGGCGACGATCATCCCGATCCTGATTGCCGCTTTCGCTGCCTATGCCTTGAGCTGGATGGACTTTCCCGGCCGCGCGCTGTTGATCGCACTGGTCGTCGGCCTCATCGTCGTGCCGCTGCAGATGTCGCTGATTCCGCTGCTTCGCCTCTACAACGAGATCGGCAATATGCTCGGCCAGCCCTCGAAGACCTATCCCGGTATCTGGTTCGCGCACACCGCCTTCGGCATGCCGCTCGCCATCTTTCTCCTGCGGGCCTACATCGCCGGCCTGCCGAAGGAGATCATCGAATCCGCCCGCGTCGACGGCGCAAGCGACTTCGAGATTTTCGTTCGTATCGTTTTGCCCCTGTCCTTCCCGGCACTCGCCTCCTTCGCCATCTTCCAGTTCCTGTGGGTATGGAACGACCTGCTCGTCGCCATGGTCTTCCTCGGCACCGACCAGGATCATCTCGTGCTGACCGGCAGGCTCAACGCGCTGCTCGGCTCGCGCGGCGGCAATTGGGAGATTTTGACGGCGTCGGCCTTCGTCACTATCGTCGTGCCGCTGCTGGTCTTCTTCGGACTGCAGCGTTATCTGGTGCGTGGTCTGCTGGCGGGTTCGGTCAAGGGCGGCTAA
- the zwf gene encoding glucose-6-phosphate dehydrogenase — MSSQIIPVEPFDCVVFGGSGDLAERKLLPALYHRQIEGQFKEPTRIIGASRSPLSHEEYRKFARDALKEHLKKGEYDEAEVEKFCARLYYVSVDARTDTGWDELKKLLDESKDRVRGFYLAVAPGIFGDISQKIHDHKLITKSTRIVVEKPIGRDLASALQLNDTIGRVFKEEQIFRIDHYLGKETVQNLMALRFANALYEPLWNANYIDHVQITVAESVGLEGRAGYYDTAGALRDMVQNHILQLLCLTAMEVPSSMDSEAVRDEKLKVLRALKPLDASNVEQATVRGQYRAGASSSGPVKGYLEELEGGVSNTETFVAIKAEINNWRWAGVPFYIRTGKRLTGRMSEIVITFKPIPHAIFDQAAGRIVANQLIIRLQPDEGVKQSLMIKDPGPGGMRLRSVSLDMSFAQAFNVRNPDAYERLLMDVIRSNQTLFMRRDEVEAAWRWVDPILKGWETTGQQVQGYTAGTWGPSQAIALIERDGRTWHDDI; from the coding sequence ATGAGCAGCCAGATCATTCCCGTTGAGCCCTTTGATTGCGTCGTCTTCGGCGGCAGCGGCGACCTTGCCGAGCGGAAGCTTTTGCCCGCGCTCTACCATCGCCAGATCGAGGGTCAGTTCAAGGAGCCGACGCGTATCATCGGCGCCTCGCGCAGCCCGCTTTCGCATGAGGAATATCGCAAGTTCGCCAGGGACGCGCTGAAGGAACACCTGAAGAAAGGTGAATACGACGAAGCCGAGGTCGAGAAGTTCTGTGCCCGCCTCTACTATGTTTCGGTCGACGCCCGCACGGATACCGGCTGGGATGAGCTGAAGAAACTGCTCGACGAAAGCAAGGATCGGGTGCGCGGCTTCTATCTGGCGGTCGCACCTGGCATCTTCGGCGACATTTCGCAAAAGATCCATGATCACAAGCTGATCACCAAGTCGACCCGCATCGTCGTCGAAAAACCCATCGGCCGCGACCTCGCCTCGGCGCTGCAGCTCAACGACACGATCGGCCGCGTCTTCAAGGAAGAGCAGATCTTCCGCATCGACCACTATCTCGGCAAGGAGACGGTGCAGAACCTGATGGCGCTGCGTTTTGCCAACGCGCTCTATGAGCCGCTGTGGAACGCCAACTACATCGATCATGTGCAGATCACCGTGGCGGAATCGGTCGGCCTCGAAGGCCGCGCCGGCTATTACGATACGGCCGGTGCGCTGCGCGACATGGTGCAGAACCACATCCTGCAGCTGCTCTGCCTGACCGCGATGGAAGTACCATCGTCGATGGATTCGGAAGCCGTTCGCGATGAGAAGCTGAAGGTGCTGCGCGCCCTGAAGCCGCTCGACGCTTCCAATGTCGAGCAGGCAACGGTTCGCGGCCAGTACCGGGCCGGCGCATCGAGCAGTGGCCCGGTCAAGGGTTATCTCGAAGAGCTCGAAGGCGGCGTCTCCAACACCGAGACTTTCGTCGCCATCAAGGCGGAGATCAACAACTGGCGCTGGGCGGGTGTGCCCTTCTACATCAGAACCGGCAAGCGCCTTACCGGACGCATGTCGGAGATCGTCATCACCTTCAAGCCGATCCCGCATGCGATCTTCGACCAGGCGGCCGGGCGCATCGTCGCCAACCAGTTGATCATTCGCCTGCAGCCGGATGAGGGGGTCAAGCAGTCGCTGATGATCAAGGATCCGGGTCCGGGCGGCATGCGCCTGCGCAGCGTATCGCTCGACATGAGCTTCGCCCAGGCCTTCAATGTCCGCAATCCTGACGCCTACGAGCGCCTGCTGATGGACGTGATCCGCTCCAACCAGACATTGTTCATGCGCCGCGACGAAGTCGAGGCCGCTTGGAGATGGGTGGATCCGATCCTCAAGGGTTGGGAAACGACAGGTCAGCAGGTGCAGGGCTATACGGCCGGTACCTGGGGCCCGAGTCAGGCCATCGCGCTGATCGAGCGCGACGGCCGCACCTGGCATGACGATATCTAG
- a CDS encoding glutamine synthetase family protein, producing the protein MSPKKTTLKPARTVPASTKTPPDPGSLRGVANWKEAAQWLRARGIEDIECITPDLAGVPRGKMMPSSKFTSNTSLALPSAIYRHTISGEYPEETESFRYEPRDSDLKLMPDLSTLSVVPWESDPTAQVICDIVDSDGGEVPYTPRNVLKRIMSLYHDRGWKPIVAPEIEFYLVAKNDDPDYPLHPPKGRSGRSILGGQGYSIAGINEFDELIDDIYHFSEKQGLEIDTLIHEEGPAQLEINLRHGNPIELADQVFLFKRTIREAALKHDIYATFMAKPMQGQPGSAMHIHQSVVNIETGKNVFSNADGSASKEFFHFIGGMQKFVPSAMAMLAPYVNSYRRLQPDMSCPVNNAWGYDNRTTAFRVPVSDPQARRVENRLPSSDANPYLALAASLASGLLGIMKQIEPTAPTEDSANEGSIDLPRGLLEAVALMEDEPAFEEVFGTQFIGLYAGVKRGEFETFMQVISPWEREFLLLNV; encoded by the coding sequence ATGTCCCCAAAAAAGACGACGCTGAAGCCTGCCAGAACCGTACCCGCCTCGACGAAAACTCCTCCGGACCCCGGATCCCTGCGCGGTGTTGCAAACTGGAAGGAAGCGGCGCAATGGCTGAGAGCCAGGGGCATCGAAGACATCGAATGCATCACGCCCGACCTTGCCGGCGTGCCCCGCGGCAAGATGATGCCGAGCTCGAAATTCACCTCGAACACCTCGCTGGCACTGCCTTCGGCGATCTATCGGCACACGATTTCCGGCGAATATCCCGAGGAAACCGAGAGCTTCCGCTACGAGCCGCGTGACAGCGACCTGAAGCTGATGCCCGATCTTTCGACGCTATCGGTCGTGCCCTGGGAGAGTGACCCGACGGCGCAGGTGATCTGCGACATCGTCGATTCGGACGGCGGCGAAGTGCCGTATACGCCGCGCAACGTCTTGAAGCGGATCATGAGCCTTTATCATGACCGCGGCTGGAAGCCGATCGTCGCGCCCGAGATCGAATTCTATCTGGTCGCCAAGAATGACGATCCCGACTATCCGCTGCACCCGCCAAAGGGCCGCTCCGGCCGCTCGATCCTCGGCGGCCAGGGTTATTCGATCGCCGGCATCAACGAATTCGACGAACTGATCGACGACATCTACCATTTCTCGGAGAAACAGGGGCTGGAGATCGACACGCTGATCCACGAAGAAGGACCGGCCCAGCTCGAAATCAACCTGCGCCACGGCAATCCTATCGAGCTTGCCGACCAAGTGTTCCTGTTCAAGCGCACGATCCGCGAGGCGGCGCTGAAACACGACATCTATGCGACCTTCATGGCCAAGCCGATGCAGGGCCAGCCGGGGTCGGCGATGCATATCCACCAGTCGGTGGTCAATATCGAGACGGGCAAGAACGTCTTTTCCAATGCGGACGGATCGGCCTCGAAGGAGTTCTTCCATTTCATCGGCGGCATGCAGAAATTCGTGCCGAGCGCGATGGCGATGCTTGCCCCTTACGTGAATTCCTACCGGCGCCTGCAGCCGGACATGTCATGCCCTGTCAACAATGCCTGGGGCTACGACAACAGGACCACCGCTTTCCGCGTCCCGGTGTCCGATCCGCAGGCCAGGCGCGTGGAAAACCGGCTGCCGAGTTCGGACGCCAATCCCTATCTGGCGCTCGCTGCCTCGCTCGCTTCCGGCCTGCTCGGCATCATGAAGCAGATCGAGCCGACGGCGCCGACGGAGGATTCGGCCAACGAGGGCTCGATCGACCTGCCGCGCGGCCTGTTGGAAGCCGTGGCGCTGATGGAAGATGAGCCTGCCTTCGAAGAGGTGTTCGGCACGCAGTTCATCGGCCTTTACGCCGGCGTCAAGCGCGGCGAGTTCGAGACCTTCATGCAGGTGATCAGCCCCTGGGAGCGGGAATTCCTTCTGCTCAACGTGTGA
- a CDS encoding beta-galactosidase BglA, whose protein sequence is MNVASQSILTADKDWWRGAVIYQIYPRSYQDSNGDGIGDLKGITARLPHVASLGVDAIWISPFFTSPMRDFGYDVSDYENVDSIFGTLVDFDTMIAEAHRLGIRVMIDLVISHSSDQHPWFVQSRSSKTNAKADWYVWADAKPDGTPPNNWLSIFGGSAWAWDPTRMQYYLHNFLTSQPDMNLHNPEVQDRLLDVVRFWLNRGVDGFRLDTINFYFHDPLLRDNPALAPERRNASTAPAVNPYNFQEHVYDKNRPENLAFLKRFRAVLEEFPAIAAVGEVGDSQRGLEIVGEYTSGNDKMHMCYAFEFLAPDPLTPERVEEVMEDFEAAAPDGWACWAFSNHDVMRHVSRWGGLVADHDAFAKLYASLLMTLRGSVCLYQGEELALTEADLAYQDLQDPYGIQFWPEFKGRDGCRTPMVWDSHVAQGGFSTVKPWLPVPVEHILRAVNVQQGDETSVLEHYRRFIAFRKLHPAFAKGEIEFEETEGDILVFTRDYSDEKLLCIFNMSPAEASVTLPAGEWQALTGHGFISNNYGDKIDIPAWGAYFARLA, encoded by the coding sequence ATGAACGTGGCTTCCCAATCGATCTTGACCGCCGACAAGGACTGGTGGCGCGGCGCGGTGATCTATCAGATCTATCCGCGCTCCTACCAGGATTCGAACGGCGATGGCATCGGGGACCTGAAGGGCATCACCGCCCGCCTGCCGCATGTGGCAAGCCTCGGCGTCGATGCGATCTGGATCTCGCCCTTTTTCACCTCGCCGATGCGCGATTTCGGTTATGACGTTTCCGATTATGAGAATGTCGACTCGATCTTCGGCACGCTGGTGGATTTCGACACGATGATCGCGGAGGCCCATCGCCTCGGTATCCGCGTGATGATCGATCTGGTCATCTCGCACAGCTCCGATCAGCATCCCTGGTTCGTGCAGAGCCGCTCCAGCAAAACCAACGCCAAGGCAGACTGGTATGTCTGGGCCGACGCCAAGCCGGACGGCACGCCGCCGAATAACTGGCTGTCGATCTTCGGCGGCTCGGCATGGGCGTGGGATCCGACGCGCATGCAGTATTACCTGCACAACTTCCTGACCTCGCAGCCGGACATGAACCTGCACAATCCGGAGGTGCAGGACCGTCTGCTCGATGTCGTGCGCTTCTGGCTCAATCGCGGCGTCGACGGCTTCCGTCTTGACACCATCAATTTCTATTTCCACGACCCGTTGTTGCGCGACAATCCGGCCCTTGCCCCCGAACGCCGCAACGCCTCGACTGCGCCGGCGGTCAATCCCTATAATTTCCAGGAGCATGTCTACGACAAGAACCGGCCGGAGAATCTCGCCTTTCTGAAGCGCTTCCGCGCCGTCCTCGAAGAGTTCCCAGCAATCGCCGCCGTCGGCGAGGTGGGCGACAGCCAGCGCGGCCTCGAAATCGTCGGCGAATATACCTCCGGCAACGACAAGATGCACATGTGCTACGCCTTCGAATTCCTTGCCCCCGATCCGCTGACGCCGGAGCGCGTCGAGGAGGTGATGGAGGATTTCGAAGCTGCCGCGCCCGATGGCTGGGCCTGCTGGGCCTTCTCCAATCACGACGTCATGCGCCATGTCAGCCGCTGGGGCGGGCTGGTCGCCGATCACGACGCCTTTGCCAAGCTCTATGCCTCGCTGCTTATGACGCTGCGCGGTTCCGTCTGCCTCTATCAGGGCGAGGAACTGGCCCTGACCGAAGCCGATCTCGCCTATCAGGATCTGCAGGATCCCTATGGCATCCAGTTCTGGCCGGAATTCAAGGGCCGCGACGGCTGCCGCACGCCGATGGTCTGGGACAGCCACGTTGCCCAGGGCGGCTTTTCAACCGTCAAGCCCTGGCTTCCGGTGCCGGTCGAACATATTCTGCGCGCGGTCAACGTCCAGCAGGGCGACGAGACTTCGGTGCTCGAGCACTATCGCCGCTTCATCGCCTTCCGCAAGCTGCACCCGGCCTTTGCCAAGGGCGAGATCGAATTCGAGGAGACCGAGGGCGATATCCTGGTCTTCACCCGCGACTACAGTGACGAGAAGCTGCTCTGCATTTTCAACATGAGCCCGGCCGAGGCGAGCGTCACCCTGCCTGCGGGAGAATGGCAGGCGTTGACGGGGCACGGCTTTATCAGCAACAACTATGGCGACAAGATCGATATTCCGGCTTGGGGGGCGTATTTCGCCCGTCTCGCTTAA